Within bacterium, the genomic segment TATCACCACCCTCCGCACCCCCACCCCAACCTTGATGCAAAGCTCAATCAAATAAGGAAGCGTTTAGTTCAACGAAGAATTATGCGGCGGCTCACACTGACCCAGCGCCAACGGCTCTTCTGAACTCATCGCGCCGCATGAATTCTTAGATCGTTAGGTTTTGACTACTGTTGTAAAATGGAGCACCAATTGTATATAACTTGAACTCCGGCATCTTAAAAGAGTGCACCATAGTAGTCAACTAAAACTACATCTACTATAAAACCGATTAAGTTAAGTCCAAACAGCCATGTCAATGCACTTGCTGAATAAATGTCGCTCGTAAAGGCGTTCAAGAACAACATACAAATCACTAATATGGAATTCAAAATTGCCCATGCCCAAGGTATAAAACCTCGTCGCCAGTTTCGCAAGAATCTCCCCAATATCCATTGAGACACAATCCAAGCGATGTCGATAATATACAGTACCACCAAAAATTCCAGGAAGCCAATCATGATTTTGCGATTTATCTCGATGGAAGAAGAGCTACCCAGAAAGATAAGAGCTATGGACTGACTTATTATAACCATTACATCATAAAGCCAAACCAATCCTGGCATTCTGAGGAGCGCATCGCTGAGTAGGTGTAATTGGTTGCCCACGAAAAAGCGCATAGAAGTAAAAAAGAAGGTCGCTGTCAAAAGGGTCGTTCCTACAGTTATACCACTGAGTCGCATTGACTCTCTCACAACTGAAATCATTTCCTGATAAGCTATCCCAATCAATAAAGTGATAAAAAATGACGATAGAAGATTGCGTTTTTCAGCCTGCTGTCTCCTGGCGTCAAGATTTTTGATATCTGACTGTTTTGTATCTGATTTTGAAGAATTACTCAATTTCTGCCTCAACAATAATCTATGTGCTATTACTTCTCGCCTCTGAGCACTTTTCTAAAAAGCTGAGAAAAACCAACTAATATGAGTAGAAGCAAAATAACAAACAATCCACCCATAATTGCATAGCCCCATGGTGACTTCGACTTTTTTGCCCTGTCATAAAGAAACCCTTCGAGCGAATACCTTTCAGGGATCATTCCTAATGTTGCGTAAGTACTTGCTATGTGTTCCCACCTACCTGGATTCATATAGCCTATTTCAACTATCTCTGGAATTACGAGTTGGCGCATTTGTTCAGCCTCATATTTCAGATGTTCACGACTATGACGTTTGCTGTAACGTAAGAGTATTAAGTCAACAATTTCGTCAACATTTTCAAAAGCATATTTCCACCCGAGCATTGAAGCATCCACAAAAGCGCGCACTCTTTCTGGGTTCTTGTCAATCTCCTGCGCAGTGGTAAAAAGTATGTCTCCATAAAAATCAATTCCGCTTGCTCTTGGAGAAAAAAGTTGATAAGCTATTCTTTCTTTATTAAGGATAAATGGTTCGTCAGTAATGTATGCAGACATGGCATCAACTTCGTCATTAATGAGTGGCAAAACATCGAATACATGTGGATAGCGAATCAGCCGATCCAAAGATACCCCCTCGTTTTTAAGGTATGCCAACACTTCGTGTGAATGTGGTTCAAGCATTACCCGCTTACCCACAATGTCATGAATATGTTGAATCACCCCGTTTTGCTTTGTTAACAAGACTAGAGGAGAATGCTGGAAGATGGCTATCAAGGCAACCACCGGTTCGCCTTGGATATGCGAAAGCACCACGTCTGAACCACTGATACCGAAATTTGCTTTGCCTTTGAGAACAGCCTTTTCCGGTTCAGAAAAATCGGCAGCTTCGCGGATAGTGACATTCAGACCAGCATCACGATAAAGGCCTTTTTCTTGCGCTGCATAATAACCAGCGAACTGGAATTGATGCTGCCATTTTAGTTGAAGAATAACAGAATCTATGGTTGAAACAGTAGATTGTTGCTTGGAATATCCAGGCTCTGGAATATTGAATAATAAGATCCAGAAAACATACAAAAATACAATCGTTCTTGCATACATTTTCATTCCCCTGACAAGGAATTATGATCCTTAGCAAATGTATTTCGGTTGATTGATGGTTACTTTCCGATATCCTCATTCCACAATTCCGGATTTTGGGCAATAAATTGACCCATCATGTTTTTACATTCATCCAAATCGAGGTCAATAACTTCAATGCCATGTGATTCCATAAACTTTCTTGCGCCGGCAAATGTCTCAGATTCTCCGACCACGACCTTTTTTATACCAAATTGAACTATTGCACCAGCACAAAGATAACATGGCATTAATGTTGAGTATAAGGTTGTGCCCTTATAGCTCCTAATTCTTCCTGCGTTACGCAAGCAATCAATTTCCGCGTGCATGATTGGATCATCTTCTTGTACTCTTTTGTTATGTCCTTTCCCAATTATCTTTCCACTTAGTTCTAAGACGGCACCAATAGGAATACCATTTTCTTGCTTTCCTCGCTCAGCCTCGTTCATAGCTGCTTGCATGAAAGTATCCACCTGCACCTCCTTTCTCAACCTTGAGTACCCTGAGCTTGGCCTTCAGCTACATAGTCATCTATTTGACGTATTCCTTCCCTGTAGGCGGCTCGTTTCGATTGACGATTTCAACATATTCCTTCGAATACAATTTTGAGACTATGAATCGACCTGACGTTGTATTGTTTAGAGCATCTATTGTTTGTTCAATTATTTGGGCGTGACCTATATAATTCCATTTTCCATCTTTTTCCTCCACTAGAAAAACCCTAACAGGATGAAGATGAAAAATCCTTCTGTCTTTGAGTTTAAATGAATACTCCTTTCCTTCTTCTATTTCCTTAGGAAGAAATTCGCTCCCAATTTTCAAGGTATCATTAAACTCTAAGATGCTACCCATGTTAAATCTCCGTTCATTCAAATGCGTGTACTCCTTCCACCATCAATTACTAGATTCTGGCCAGTCATCCAGTTAGATGAATCG encodes:
- a CDS encoding ABC transporter substrate-binding protein translates to MYARTIVFLYVFWILLFNIPEPGYSKQQSTVSTIDSVILQLKWQHQFQFAGYYAAQEKGLYRDAGLNVTIREAADFSEPEKAVLKGKANFGISGSDVVLSHIQGEPVVALIAIFQHSPLVLLTKQNGVIQHIHDIVGKRVMLEPHSHEVLAYLKNEGVSLDRLIRYPHVFDVLPLINDEVDAMSAYITDEPFILNKERIAYQLFSPRASGIDFYGDILFTTAQEIDKNPERVRAFVDASMLGWKYAFENVDEIVDLILLRYSKRHSREHLKYEAEQMRQLVIPEIVEIGYMNPGRWEHIASTYATLGMIPERYSLEGFLYDRAKKSKSPWGYAIMGGLFVILLLLILVGFSQLFRKVLRGEK
- a CDS encoding nucleoside deaminase encodes the protein MDTFMQAAMNEAERGKQENGIPIGAVLELSGKIIGKGHNKRVQEDDPIMHAEIDCLRNAGRIRSYKGTTLYSTLMPCYLCAGAIVQFGIKKVVVGESETFAGARKFMESHGIEVIDLDLDECKNMMGQFIAQNPELWNEDIGK